Proteins encoded by one window of Kribbella italica:
- a CDS encoding protein phosphatase 2C domain-containing protein — protein sequence MDVAMTSTTRTVCPSCGEPVSDADLYCESCGAELQAGAAPSTPALDTDTEPTIELHTGAPAEAFTPGPCRSCGGTVGADGYCETCGTKASKPRDHFSEQPAPWVAAVCDRGIRHSRNEDAVAIAADPEPGSRALLVVCDGVSSSLDSDVASLAAARAARDVLAAGHAQGMGTESSREAAVIARLNAAADAASDAVLQNTSPDSPNPASCTFVATVLEAGLLVAGVVGDSRAYWFPDNAEAVGLTVDDSWAAELIATGVPRHEAETGPQAHAITRWLGKDAPDHTPRTTTLRVDGPGWLLVCSDGLWNYCSEAAPLADLVRQTAAANGGEPLATSSALVDWANAQGGQDNITVALARLS from the coding sequence ATGGACGTTGCGATGACGAGTACGACCCGGACGGTTTGCCCGAGCTGCGGCGAACCGGTGTCCGACGCCGACCTGTACTGCGAGAGCTGCGGCGCCGAGCTGCAGGCCGGCGCGGCACCGAGCACTCCAGCGCTGGACACCGACACCGAGCCCACGATCGAGCTGCACACCGGCGCTCCCGCTGAGGCGTTCACGCCCGGCCCGTGCCGCTCCTGCGGCGGCACGGTCGGTGCCGACGGCTACTGCGAGACCTGCGGCACGAAGGCCAGCAAGCCGCGCGACCACTTCAGCGAGCAGCCCGCGCCCTGGGTCGCCGCCGTCTGCGACCGGGGCATCCGGCACAGCCGCAACGAGGACGCCGTGGCGATCGCCGCCGACCCGGAGCCGGGCAGCCGGGCTCTGCTGGTCGTCTGCGACGGTGTGAGCTCGTCGCTGGACTCTGACGTGGCCAGCCTGGCCGCTGCCCGCGCCGCCCGCGACGTACTGGCCGCCGGTCATGCGCAGGGCATGGGCACCGAGTCGTCCCGCGAGGCGGCGGTCATCGCCCGGCTCAACGCGGCGGCTGACGCCGCGAGCGACGCCGTACTGCAGAACACGAGTCCGGACAGCCCGAACCCGGCGTCCTGCACGTTCGTCGCGACGGTGCTCGAGGCAGGTCTGCTGGTGGCCGGTGTGGTCGGCGACAGCCGGGCGTACTGGTTCCCCGACAACGCCGAGGCCGTCGGGCTCACCGTGGACGACTCCTGGGCCGCCGAGCTGATCGCCACCGGCGTACCGCGGCACGAGGCCGAGACCGGTCCGCAGGCGCACGCGATCACGCGCTGGCTGGGCAAGGACGCCCCTGATCACACACCGCGGACGACCACGCTGCGGGTGGACGGTCCGGGCTGGCTGCTGGTCTGCTCGGACGGCCTGTGGAACTACTGCTCCGAAGCGGCACCGCTGGCCGACCTGGTCCGTCAGACCGCTGCGGCCAACGGCGGCGAGCCGCTGGCCACCTCGTCCGCACTGGTCGACTGGGCGAACGCCCAGGGCGGCCAGGACAACATCACCGTCGCGCTCGCGCGCCTGTCCTGA